The following proteins come from a genomic window of Edaphobacter sp. 4G125:
- a CDS encoding TrbI/VirB10 family protein, translating into MADQNENIPATVPDQPESKPPLRKSMPVVIALVVIVALVGIANISSLLSGNKRSAPQSVLTMSPTTPNAQQVSSFQTQQQQQARHDAEERQRQQELAAAMQQLQQDQGVPGPEAANTPPMTPAQRASIYGESLNAPQHTSNVSEAQAEAKQRRLAIEKQKQDALNSDTVAIDFSHATNAAQPVAVQGAKEEDVAKASGEEVIAKPAPKDGTTKTDPMSGYPFDQYQGQLYRVFEGTVLEGVVTNHVDGGLAGPILVMLTTDYYSHDHQQLLMPQGTRLIGSVQSVGNAQQRKMFVTFHRAVCPDGFSLDFDKYLGLDQIGTTGLATKVDHGYLLAFGAAAAIGGLGGLAQIGNNGSVFTPSTEIRNGISEQSAAEGEQVLNHFLNRLPVITLKEGSRARVYIGRDILIPSYAQHRVDPTL; encoded by the coding sequence ATGGCCGATCAGAACGAGAACATCCCCGCTACCGTCCCCGACCAGCCTGAGTCAAAGCCTCCGCTGCGCAAGAGTATGCCTGTCGTGATTGCGCTTGTCGTGATTGTTGCGTTGGTTGGCATAGCGAACATCTCCAGTCTGCTCAGCGGGAACAAGCGTTCCGCGCCACAGAGTGTTTTGACGATGAGCCCGACGACCCCGAATGCTCAGCAGGTGTCGAGCTTCCAGACACAGCAGCAACAACAGGCACGCCACGATGCCGAAGAACGGCAGCGCCAGCAGGAACTGGCCGCCGCGATGCAGCAGCTTCAACAGGATCAGGGTGTACCTGGCCCCGAGGCAGCCAATACGCCCCCGATGACGCCTGCGCAGCGTGCGTCCATCTACGGAGAAAGCTTGAACGCGCCACAACATACCTCCAACGTCTCCGAAGCCCAAGCCGAGGCGAAGCAGCGGCGGCTCGCCATCGAAAAGCAGAAGCAAGATGCGCTCAATAGCGATACGGTCGCCATCGACTTCTCTCATGCAACGAACGCCGCCCAGCCGGTTGCCGTCCAGGGTGCTAAAGAGGAGGACGTTGCGAAGGCGAGCGGCGAAGAGGTTATCGCCAAGCCAGCCCCCAAGGACGGTACGACAAAGACCGATCCGATGTCCGGCTACCCGTTCGACCAGTATCAGGGGCAGCTCTACAGAGTCTTCGAGGGAACCGTGCTGGAAGGCGTTGTCACCAATCACGTCGATGGGGGCCTTGCAGGACCGATCCTCGTCATGCTGACGACGGATTACTACTCACACGATCACCAGCAACTTCTCATGCCGCAGGGCACACGCCTAATTGGAAGCGTGCAGAGCGTCGGCAACGCGCAGCAGCGCAAGATGTTCGTGACCTTCCATCGCGCCGTATGCCCGGATGGCTTTTCTCTCGACTTCGACAAATACCTCGGTCTCGATCAAATCGGCACAACAGGTCTCGCTACAAAGGTCGATCACGGATACCTGCTTGCCTTTGGCGCAGCCGCCGCGATTGGTGGTTTGGGTGGACTCGCGCAGATTGGGAACAACGGGAGCGTTTTTACGCCCTCCACCGAAATCCGAAACGGCATCTCTGAACAGTCCGCCGCCGAAGGCGAGCAAGTGCTGAATCACTTCCTTAACCGCTTGCCCGTTATCACGCTCAAGGAAGGCTCTCGCGCTCGTGTCTATATCGGGAGGGACATCCTTATTCCGTCTTACGCCCAACATCGCGTAGATCCCACTCTCTGA
- a CDS encoding TrbG/VirB9 family P-type conjugative transfer protein: protein MKPLIPIAVALGFFHGGLSAVASGPEHPLRPSAQRSVTVIESQAPPVVRAGLLQSTLIVLPAEEKVANVFAGDTVDWVFDGGHVASRFISVKPKTAGTSTDIHIVSDHGNEYTLELREISADADAHYDSKILIEPGDKAAKEKLTQLPVFVPAAELEKAKQDAAAAQAAQAATLKAEQGKEEAYRSQYPGSLHFDYTWDEKKGKEFGLQQIWRDDKFTYLRGHFQETPALYEVKDKKPSLINFDFANGLYTVPKQVDAGYLAIGKQRVDFHRDAEVK from the coding sequence ATGAAGCCCCTTATTCCCATTGCCGTCGCCCTCGGTTTCTTCCACGGAGGATTATCTGCCGTCGCTTCAGGTCCAGAGCATCCTCTCCGGCCAAGCGCGCAACGGTCAGTCACAGTCATAGAGTCGCAGGCTCCCCCTGTGGTTCGTGCAGGGCTTCTGCAATCGACGCTGATTGTCTTGCCCGCCGAGGAGAAGGTTGCAAACGTCTTCGCTGGCGATACGGTTGATTGGGTGTTTGATGGCGGTCACGTGGCGAGCCGCTTTATCAGCGTGAAGCCGAAGACCGCTGGCACGTCGACGGATATTCATATCGTGTCCGACCACGGGAACGAATACACCTTGGAGCTTCGCGAAATCTCAGCCGATGCCGACGCGCACTATGACTCGAAGATCCTCATCGAGCCGGGCGACAAGGCCGCCAAAGAGAAGCTGACGCAACTGCCTGTGTTCGTGCCGGCCGCCGAGCTGGAGAAGGCAAAACAGGACGCCGCCGCTGCGCAGGCTGCACAGGCCGCCACCCTGAAAGCCGAGCAAGGCAAGGAAGAAGCCTATCGCAGCCAGTATCCCGGCTCGCTCCACTTTGACTACACCTGGGATGAGAAGAAGGGCAAAGAATTTGGATTGCAGCAGATTTGGAGGGACGACAAGTTCACCTATCTTCGCGGCCACTTCCAGGAGACGCCCGCCCTTTACGAGGTGAAGGACAAGAAGCCAAGCCTCATCAACTTCGACTTCGCCAATGGCCTCTACACGGTGCCCAAGCAGGTTGACGCCGGTTATCTCGCCATCGGCAAGCAGCGCGTGGATTTTCACCGTGACGCGGAGGTGAAGTAG